One Actinomycetota bacterium genomic window carries:
- a CDS encoding phospholipase: MMENRSFDHLLGWLPGADGRQAGLTYADSSGAARPTWSVAPDWQGWRYGDPRHDWPAVAQQWNGGACDGFLKTQAVGDTYPISYYTAADLPVLATLARGYTTFDRYFCSVLGATWPNRFYQHCAATDVDDTGIYPYLEDAKSLPPPDRSRLSKLDVAIWDRVRGAGLSGCYYYFSEPMTGLFASRRYDDISHPYELFKEHARAGTLPNVAFVDPEYGTIPELTGTSNDMHPHGSVKVGDAFIGEVYKLLRRSPQWDRMVFVLTFDEHGGFYDHVPPPNVRDDNVNPNSGPHPDYSRLGFRVPCIVMGPWAPPRVEHKGPYEHCSVLRMIEWRWGLKPLHARDRYARNLADALVFSRARSAIDVPEVAPPPTVPRPAS, translated from the coding sequence ATGATGGAGAACCGATCGTTCGATCACCTACTGGGTTGGCTCCCGGGCGCGGACGGACGCCAGGCCGGTCTCACCTATGCCGACAGTTCCGGCGCGGCGCGGCCGACCTGGTCCGTCGCTCCCGACTGGCAGGGATGGCGCTATGGCGATCCCCGGCACGACTGGCCGGCCGTCGCCCAACAATGGAACGGCGGGGCGTGTGACGGGTTCTTGAAGACGCAGGCCGTCGGCGACACCTACCCGATCAGCTACTACACGGCGGCCGACCTTCCGGTGCTCGCCACGCTGGCACGCGGCTACACCACCTTCGACCGGTACTTCTGCTCGGTGCTCGGTGCCACGTGGCCCAACCGCTTCTATCAGCACTGCGCGGCGACGGACGTCGACGACACGGGCATCTATCCCTACCTCGAAGATGCCAAATCACTGCCCCCGCCGGACAGGTCGCGGCTGTCGAAGTTGGACGTCGCCATCTGGGATCGTGTCCGTGGCGCAGGCCTCTCCGGTTGCTACTACTACTTCAGCGAGCCGATGACGGGTCTGTTCGCCAGCCGTCGCTACGACGACATCAGCCATCCGTACGAGCTGTTCAAGGAGCATGCCCGGGCAGGAACGCTTCCGAACGTCGCGTTCGTCGACCCCGAGTACGGGACCATCCCCGAGCTGACGGGGACGTCGAACGACATGCATCCGCACGGCAGCGTCAAGGTGGGCGATGCCTTCATCGGAGAGGTCTATAAACTGCTGCGGCGCAGTCCGCAATGGGACCGAATGGTGTTCGTGCTCACGTTCGACGAGCACGGAGGGTTCTACGATCACGTGCCGCCACCGAACGTGCGCGACGACAACGTCAATCCGAATTCCGGGCCGCATCCCGACTACTCCCGCCTGGGCTTCCGCGTCCCGTGCATCGTCATGGGTCCGTGGGCACCGCCGCGGGTCGAGCACAAGGGCCCGTACGAGCATTGCTCGGTGTTGCGCATGATCGAGTGGCGCTGGGGCCTGAAACCGCTGCACGCACGCGACAGGTACGCCCGCAACCTGGCGGACGCACTCGTGTTCTCGCGAGCCCGCTCGGCCATCGACGTCCCCGAGGTGGCGCCTCCGCCCACGGTCCCGCGCCCGGCGTCCTGA
- a CDS encoding glycosyltransferase family 2 protein, giving the protein MVPTPCGEPLVDHHRRRCRCDSSPPRARSRSIETHRSDVGTAARMLLVLSRDGATIALLGVLTILGWALLERLHRYSWRSMGGLYTLVVSGYVLSRFTLAALYRTPEDTGIQPTVAIIVPAFNEGRAIVETIEACCGVQYPVDKLEIVCVNDGSSDDTWARMVAAASRSRRAVQCIDLPENRGKRAALATGIRATGAEILVFVDSDSAPDPPAVGRIVQAFSDPRVGAVSGITYVRNAGDNLLTRIQAARYFISYALLKAAESVVGAVTCCSGCFAAYRRDAVLPVLEAWEHQRFLGAACTYGDDRSLTNQILRTGWRTRYHARAESWTKVPDEYATFFRQQLRWKKSWLREGLLLMGHIWRTRPIALPSIGIAALTGLLSPLILFWNFCWMPGHQGIFPVVYAMALYLVAMAYSLYYRSARKDGLWLYACLGTLFYLAFSAQLLWALARVRDGSWGTRRV; this is encoded by the coding sequence TTGGTACCCACGCCGTGTGGAGAGCCGCTGGTCGATCATCATCGCCGACGCTGCCGCTGCGACTCGTCGCCGCCTCGCGCGCGCTCGCGGTCGATTGAAACTCACCGCTCTGACGTCGGGACCGCCGCGCGCATGCTCTTGGTCCTTTCCCGTGATGGCGCCACGATCGCGTTGCTCGGTGTGCTGACCATCCTTGGCTGGGCGCTGCTCGAGAGGCTGCATCGGTACAGCTGGCGCAGCATGGGAGGCCTCTACACGCTGGTCGTGAGCGGCTATGTCCTCTCCCGCTTCACCCTGGCGGCGCTCTACCGCACGCCGGAGGACACCGGGATTCAGCCAACCGTTGCCATCATCGTGCCTGCTTTCAACGAGGGCAGGGCGATCGTCGAAACGATCGAAGCCTGCTGTGGGGTCCAGTATCCGGTCGACAAGCTGGAGATCGTGTGTGTCAACGACGGATCCAGCGACGACACGTGGGCTCGCATGGTCGCGGCGGCGTCACGCTCGCGAAGGGCGGTCCAGTGCATCGACCTACCCGAAAACCGTGGCAAGCGGGCCGCGTTGGCGACGGGAATTCGAGCGACCGGCGCCGAGATCCTCGTCTTCGTGGACTCCGATTCGGCGCCAGACCCGCCCGCGGTCGGCCGCATCGTCCAGGCGTTCTCCGATCCCAGAGTCGGTGCGGTCTCCGGTATCACCTATGTACGCAACGCGGGAGACAACCTCCTCACGCGCATACAGGCGGCCCGGTACTTCATCTCTTACGCGCTGCTCAAGGCCGCGGAGTCCGTCGTCGGGGCCGTGACCTGTTGCTCGGGCTGTTTCGCTGCTTACCGTCGAGACGCAGTTCTTCCGGTGCTCGAGGCGTGGGAGCACCAGCGTTTCCTTGGCGCAGCGTGCACCTACGGCGACGATCGTTCACTCACCAATCAGATCCTTCGGACAGGGTGGCGAACGCGCTATCACGCTCGGGCCGAGTCGTGGACGAAGGTTCCTGACGAGTACGCGACATTCTTCCGTCAGCAGCTGCGCTGGAAGAAGTCGTGGCTCCGGGAAGGGTTGCTGCTCATGGGCCACATCTGGCGTACCCGCCCGATCGCGCTGCCCTCGATCGGCATAGCTGCCCTCACGGGGCTCCTCAGTCCGCTCATTCTTTTCTGGAACTTCTGTTGGATGCCTGGGCACCAAGGCATCTTTCCGGTCGTGTACGCCATGGCGCTCTACCTCGTCGCCATGGCGTACAGCCTCTACTACCGCTCGGCCCGCAAAGATGGCCTGTGGCTCTACGCCTGTCTGGGAACGCTGTTCTATCTGGCTTTCTCGGCGCAGCTGCTGTGGGCGCTCGCTCGGGTGCGCGACGGTTCCTGGGGTACCCGCCGTGTCTAG
- a CDS encoding DMT family transporter encodes MAAHDVGQARPVVERRPVAGSLAVLSAVGVWGGVAVVAKAVGDIDGLVLGFHRLWIGALVTSAVFYARGGRYNRRLLRLCLPGGLAFGLDIVLFFSALKHTTVANATVIGALQPALVLLLVGRLFGERVTGRAVMWTMVAIGGVAVVVFGSSATPVWSPSGDLLATGALFAWTWYFVASKQARRDLSAFEFLAGMTLVAAVAVTPVTLLSGQRIDPGSAGDWARIAALAVGSGGLGHLLISWAHDHVELAAMSLLTLAVPVVATVSAALFLDERIVALQVIGMAIVVCALGAVVLRETGRAPVL; translated from the coding sequence GTGGCCGCTCACGATGTCGGACAGGCGCGCCCGGTGGTGGAGAGACGTCCGGTGGCGGGGTCGCTGGCGGTGCTCTCCGCCGTCGGGGTGTGGGGCGGGGTCGCGGTCGTGGCCAAGGCCGTCGGCGACATCGACGGCCTGGTGCTCGGCTTCCACCGCCTCTGGATCGGCGCCTTGGTCACCTCCGCGGTGTTCTACGCACGCGGGGGTCGGTACAACCGGCGGCTGCTGCGGCTGTGCCTGCCGGGAGGGCTGGCGTTCGGCCTCGACATCGTCCTGTTCTTCAGCGCCCTCAAGCACACCACTGTCGCCAACGCGACCGTCATCGGCGCGCTTCAACCCGCGCTCGTGCTGCTGCTCGTCGGCAGGCTGTTCGGCGAACGGGTCACCGGGCGAGCAGTCATGTGGACGATGGTGGCCATCGGCGGCGTCGCCGTCGTCGTGTTCGGGTCCTCCGCCACACCGGTGTGGAGCCCGAGCGGTGACCTCCTCGCCACGGGCGCGCTGTTCGCGTGGACCTGGTACTTCGTCGCCTCCAAGCAGGCGAGACGCGACCTGAGCGCCTTCGAGTTCCTCGCGGGGATGACGCTCGTGGCGGCCGTCGCGGTCACACCGGTGACCCTGTTGTCGGGCCAGCGCATCGACCCCGGCAGCGCGGGTGACTGGGCGAGGATCGCTGCGCTCGCCGTCGGCTCGGGCGGGCTCGGCCATCTCCTGATCAGCTGGGCCCACGACCATGTCGAGCTGGCGGCGATGTCGCTCCTCACCCTGGCGGTGCCGGTGGTCGCGACGGTGAGCGCCGCGCTCTTTCTCGACGAGCGCATCGTCGCCCTGCAGGTGATCGGCATGGCGATCGTCGTGTGCGCGCTGGGCGCGGTCGTGCTGAGAGAGACGGGTCGCGCTCCCGTTCTCTGA
- a CDS encoding Hsp20/alpha crystallin family protein, with translation MTSVVGPSLPTSAYGRALLAGPAAMRTTVHCMPTDKPSHQVVVQATAATERTMRPQRVPVNVYETSAALVIISPLPAVTAQDVTIELHPGTLRFWASLRSAPPREYLTHEWEYGGFEREVELPEGFGGDVEASLANGQLAIRVLRGRTDQRVSIKPNAL, from the coding sequence ATGACGAGCGTCGTCGGGCCGTCGCTTCCCACGTCGGCCTACGGTAGGGCCCTGCTCGCGGGCCCGGCGGCGATGCGGACTACCGTGCACTGCATGCCGACCGACAAGCCCAGCCATCAGGTTGTCGTCCAGGCGACGGCGGCCACCGAGCGAACCATGCGCCCGCAGCGCGTGCCGGTAAACGTCTACGAGACCAGCGCCGCGCTGGTGATCATCTCGCCGTTGCCGGCCGTCACCGCCCAGGACGTCACGATCGAGCTGCATCCCGGAACGCTCCGGTTCTGGGCGAGCCTGCGCAGCGCGCCCCCGCGCGAATACCTCACCCACGAATGGGAGTACGGGGGCTTCGAGCGTGAGGTCGAGCTGCCCGAGGGCTTCGGTGGCGACGTCGAGGCGTCGCTCGCGAACGGGCAGCTCGCCATCCGCGTCCTCCGCGGTCGTACCGATCAGCGCGTCAGCATCAAGCCCAACGCGCTCTGA
- a CDS encoding NYN domain-containing protein, with protein MGSDGPTTLVIDGNNVVGAGVAGWWRDPPAAVRRLLERLRCSVTVSGGHVVLVLDVPQPDLVEGDHGGVVVRYAARRGRDAADERILELLDAGFPGDADGPALVEVITSDRALAEGARQRGARVTGAGTFLARLDDQGC; from the coding sequence GTGGGAAGCGACGGCCCGACGACGCTCGTCATCGACGGCAACAACGTCGTCGGTGCCGGCGTGGCGGGCTGGTGGCGCGATCCGCCTGCGGCGGTGCGCCGGCTGCTCGAGCGCCTCCGTTGCTCTGTGACCGTCAGCGGGGGGCACGTCGTGCTCGTCCTCGACGTACCTCAGCCCGATCTGGTGGAAGGCGATCACGGTGGTGTGGTCGTCCGTTATGCCGCGCGCCGAGGCCGGGACGCGGCCGACGAGCGCATCCTCGAGCTCCTCGACGCGGGCTTTCCGGGTGACGCGGACGGGCCGGCCCTCGTCGAGGTGATCACCTCGGACCGCGCGCTCGCCGAGGGCGCCCGGCAGCGCGGCGCCCGCGTCACCGGCGCGGGCACCTTCCTGGCGCGCCTGGACGACCAGGGGTGTTGA
- a CDS encoding D-aminoacylase has protein sequence MAFDLIIENGTVVDGTGAPPFRGDVAVTGDRIVAVGEVDGAARRSIDADGRIVSPGFVDIHTHLDAQLAWDPIATSSCWHGVTSVVLGNCGVTFAPCKPEDRGYLAEMMESVEDIPAAAILSGLPWDWETYGEYLSTLDRLPKGMNVGGMVGHCAVRHWVMGERGLEQDPATADDIEQMAALVEEAIGAGALGFSTSRTMLHRVPDGRAVPGTYAQTDELFAIADVLGRWKRGVFEVAPKLGEGDGADFANTRAEVAWMAEVNRTTGRPVTFGVAQSDFRPGLYEHVLKFVDEEAAAGAQLRPQTTARGIGLLFGLQARTFFDGLPAWRALRPLDLEARLAVLRDDTRRAALVQEAVASPPPFDFNGVYFLGTGEARYTYTPADSLAACAAQAGESVPETFVRVALESDGRALFTWPFLNQRTDAVEAMLHHPQLVLGLGDSGAHVGLIMDASLPTFFLSHWVRDRRIFTLEEGVRRLTSDTAELFGITDRGVIREGAYADLNVFDLDGLRLPLPEYAHDFPNGAGRYIQRSAGYDATIVNGEVFMAEGEHTGALAGTLLRS, from the coding sequence ATGGCCTTCGACCTGATCATCGAGAATGGGACGGTGGTCGACGGCACCGGCGCACCGCCGTTCCGTGGCGACGTGGCGGTGACCGGGGATCGCATCGTGGCGGTGGGCGAGGTGGACGGCGCCGCCCGCCGCTCCATCGACGCCGACGGGCGCATCGTGAGCCCCGGCTTCGTCGACATCCACACCCATCTCGACGCACAGCTCGCGTGGGACCCGATCGCGACGTCGTCCTGCTGGCACGGCGTCACGTCGGTCGTGCTCGGCAATTGCGGCGTGACGTTCGCGCCCTGCAAGCCCGAGGACCGCGGCTACCTCGCCGAGATGATGGAGTCGGTGGAGGACATCCCCGCTGCGGCCATCCTGTCCGGCCTGCCGTGGGACTGGGAGACCTACGGCGAGTACCTCAGCACGCTCGACCGGCTGCCCAAGGGGATGAACGTCGGTGGCATGGTCGGGCACTGCGCGGTGCGCCACTGGGTGATGGGCGAGCGCGGTCTCGAGCAGGACCCCGCGACCGCCGACGACATCGAGCAGATGGCCGCGCTCGTCGAAGAGGCCATCGGCGCGGGCGCGCTCGGGTTCTCGACGTCGCGCACGATGCTGCACCGCGTGCCCGACGGACGGGCCGTCCCCGGTACCTACGCGCAGACCGACGAGCTGTTCGCCATCGCCGACGTGCTCGGCAGGTGGAAGCGCGGCGTGTTCGAGGTGGCGCCGAAGCTCGGCGAGGGCGACGGCGCCGACTTCGCCAACACCCGCGCCGAGGTGGCGTGGATGGCGGAGGTCAACCGCACCACCGGGCGGCCGGTTACCTTCGGCGTGGCCCAGAGCGACTTCCGGCCTGGCCTGTACGAGCACGTGTTGAAGTTCGTCGACGAAGAGGCCGCCGCGGGCGCGCAGCTGCGTCCCCAGACCACCGCCCGCGGGATCGGCCTGCTGTTCGGCCTGCAGGCGCGCACCTTCTTCGACGGGCTTCCCGCCTGGCGGGCGCTGCGGCCGCTCGACCTCGAGGCACGCCTGGCCGTGCTGCGCGACGACACCCGTCGCGCCGCTCTCGTGCAGGAAGCCGTCGCCAGCCCGCCGCCATTCGACTTCAACGGCGTGTACTTCCTCGGCACCGGCGAGGCGCGCTACACCTACACCCCCGCCGACAGCCTGGCCGCGTGCGCGGCACAGGCGGGCGAGTCGGTGCCGGAGACGTTCGTGCGGGTCGCGCTGGAGAGCGATGGCCGCGCCCTGTTCACCTGGCCCTTCCTCAACCAGCGCACGGACGCGGTCGAGGCGATGCTGCACCATCCGCAGCTCGTGCTCGGTCTCGGTGACTCCGGGGCCCACGTGGGCCTGATCATGGACGCCAGCCTGCCCACGTTCTTTCTCTCCCACTGGGTGCGCGACCGTCGGATCTTCACGCTCGAGGAGGGCGTGCGCCGGCTCACGAGCGACACCGCGGAGCTGTTCGGCATCACCGACCGCGGCGTCATCCGCGAGGGCGCCTACGCCGATCTCAACGTGTTCGACCTCGACGGCCTGCGCCTCCCGCTGCCCGAGTACGCGCACGACTTCCCGAACGGCGCCGGCCGCTACATCCAGCGCTCCGCCGGCTACGACGCCACCATCGTGAACGGCGAGGTGTTCATGGCCGAGGGCGAGCACACGGGCGCCCTAGCCGGCACCCTGCTCCGCAGTTGA
- a CDS encoding alpha-L-fucosidase, whose translation MSERAASNWFAGAGLGLFVHWDHASQQGLEISWPLVGGTFALPLGQSVTVEQYHSSAATFAPTAWDAAALARTARDAGATYAVLTAKHHSGYAMFHTKLSEFSIEHSPFGRDIVREFVDAVRAEGLRVGLYFSLPDWSAPDYPPFTEADKPYRFGYSPPVPGPERWGRYLEYLSGQITELLTNYGRIDVLWFDGGWERSAAQWGGRELIELIHSLQPDILVNDRLPGFGDYETPEQFVPPRPPGRAWEACMTMNESWGYNPTDTHYKSARQLIHALCEVAGRGGNLLLNVSPRGDGTLPPEQVERLRAVGEWMRANGESITGTTAGLEPWQFYGPSTRRGDRVYLHLLMRPYESVTVRGVPIKRVKSVQALATRAELRHSTRTGIIDSLTEDPHGELTIEVPADLVDANATVLAVDLSPAGS comes from the coding sequence TTGAGCGAGCGGGCCGCATCCAATTGGTTCGCGGGCGCGGGCCTCGGGCTCTTCGTGCACTGGGACCACGCCAGTCAACAGGGTCTCGAGATCTCGTGGCCTCTCGTCGGCGGCACCTTCGCGCTGCCCCTCGGCCAGTCGGTGACGGTCGAGCAGTACCACTCGTCGGCGGCGACGTTCGCCCCCACCGCATGGGACGCCGCCGCTCTCGCCCGCACCGCGCGCGACGCCGGTGCCACCTACGCGGTGCTCACCGCCAAGCACCACTCGGGCTACGCGATGTTCCACACCAAGCTCTCCGAGTTCTCGATCGAGCACTCGCCGTTCGGGCGCGACATCGTGCGCGAGTTCGTCGACGCCGTGCGCGCCGAGGGTCTGCGCGTCGGCCTCTACTTCTCGCTGCCCGACTGGAGCGCGCCGGACTACCCCCCGTTCACCGAGGCGGACAAGCCCTACCGCTTCGGCTACTCGCCACCCGTGCCCGGGCCCGAGCGGTGGGGCCGCTACCTCGAATACCTGTCCGGGCAGATCACCGAGCTCCTCACCAACTACGGCCGCATCGACGTGCTGTGGTTCGACGGCGGATGGGAGCGGTCGGCGGCGCAGTGGGGCGGGCGCGAGCTGATCGAGCTCATCCACTCGCTGCAGCCCGACATCCTCGTCAACGACCGTCTGCCGGGGTTCGGCGACTACGAGACGCCCGAGCAGTTCGTTCCCCCTCGACCACCCGGCCGGGCGTGGGAGGCGTGCATGACGATGAACGAGAGCTGGGGCTACAACCCCACGGACACGCACTACAAGTCGGCGCGTCAGCTCATCCACGCGTTGTGCGAGGTGGCCGGGCGCGGCGGGAACCTGCTGCTCAACGTCAGCCCGCGCGGGGACGGGACGCTGCCGCCCGAGCAGGTCGAGCGCCTGCGAGCCGTGGGCGAATGGATGCGCGCCAACGGCGAGAGCATCACCGGCACGACTGCGGGACTCGAGCCGTGGCAGTTCTACGGTCCCAGCACGCGGCGCGGCGACCGCGTCTACCTGCACCTGCTCATGCGACCGTACGAATCGGTCACGGTCCGGGGCGTGCCGATCAAGCGCGTGAAGTCCGTGCAGGCTCTGGCGACCCGCGCCGAGCTCCGCCACAGCACGCGCACGGGCATCATCGACTCGCTGACCGAGGATCCGCACGGCGAACTCACGATCGAGGTTCCCGCCGACCTCGTCGACGCCAACGCGACCGTGCTCGCCGTCGACCTCTCACCCGCCGGTTCATGA
- a CDS encoding LLM class flavin-dependent oxidoreductase: MRLGTSLRSGYVIDDGRAGARWMIERARAARDAGLDSLFVGDHHGVPVPYYQNAPMLGRLLAEWDERPAGALYLLPLWNPVLVAEQVGTLATIAAGRFIMQCAIGGGAEQFAAMDVDIHRRVARFEHALDIVRRLCAGENVDGTQIAPVPPEPLEVWIGGHAPAAVDRAARLGDGWLAGPEATVDQARTLVATYHERCAVRDRTPTAVAIRRDVHVGADDADAERVAGPVLARGYRGFDPSACVVGGPERVAEQLRELAGMGYTDVIVRHLADGQADVLASLARLADVRAAILDA; the protein is encoded by the coding sequence ATGAGGCTCGGCACCTCGCTGCGCAGCGGCTACGTGATCGACGATGGGCGCGCCGGAGCGCGGTGGATGATCGAGCGGGCGCGGGCCGCACGCGACGCAGGGCTCGACTCGCTCTTCGTCGGCGACCACCACGGCGTGCCCGTCCCCTACTACCAGAACGCCCCGATGCTCGGCCGGCTGTTGGCCGAGTGGGACGAACGGCCGGCCGGCGCGCTCTACCTGCTCCCGCTGTGGAACCCGGTGCTCGTCGCCGAGCAGGTCGGCACGCTGGCGACCATCGCGGCCGGGCGCTTCATCATGCAGTGCGCCATCGGCGGCGGCGCCGAGCAGTTCGCGGCCATGGACGTCGACATCCACCGACGCGTCGCCCGCTTCGAGCACGCGCTCGACATCGTTCGCCGTCTCTGCGCGGGCGAGAACGTCGACGGCACGCAGATCGCCCCCGTGCCCCCCGAGCCGCTCGAGGTGTGGATCGGCGGTCACGCGCCGGCGGCCGTCGACCGCGCCGCCCGCCTGGGCGATGGCTGGCTCGCCGGCCCTGAAGCGACGGTCGACCAGGCCCGCACGCTCGTCGCCACCTACCACGAGCGGTGTGCGGTGCGAGACCGAACTCCGACCGCCGTGGCGATCCGCCGCGACGTCCATGTCGGTGCGGACGACGCCGACGCGGAACGGGTGGCCGGGCCGGTGCTCGCGCGCGGCTACCGGGGCTTTGACCCGTCCGCGTGCGTGGTGGGGGGTCCGGAGCGCGTGGCCGAGCAGCTCCGCGAGCTCGCGGGGATGGGCTATACCGATGTGATCGTGCGCCACCTCGCCGACGGGCAGGCCGACGTGCTGGCCTCGCTCGCGCGGCTGGCCGACGTGCGGGCCGCGATACTCGACGCATGA
- a CDS encoding MTH1187 family thiamine-binding protein has translation MIAAFSVTPLGLTDSVGDLVADAVRVVRDSGLPSETNAMFTNVEGEWDQVMGVIKAAVDAVAARAPRVSVVIKIDHRPGVDDALHAKVESLERRLR, from the coding sequence ATGATCGCGGCCTTCTCCGTCACTCCCCTCGGACTCACCGATTCGGTGGGCGACCTCGTCGCCGATGCAGTACGCGTGGTGCGCGACAGTGGCCTTCCGTCGGAGACCAACGCCATGTTCACCAACGTCGAGGGTGAATGGGATCAGGTGATGGGCGTGATCAAGGCCGCGGTCGACGCCGTCGCCGCACGCGCGCCCCGTGTGAGCGTCGTCATCAAGATCGATCACCGGCCCGGCGTCGACGACGCACTGCACGCAAAAGTCGAGTCACTCGAGCGCCGTCTGCGCTGA